The genomic region AAATGGCTAAGGGTAAGACGTAACTGGGTTCGAGTCGAACGGTTTGGGTCGGTTGTAAGCCAGAACTGGTGGTCACGAGATTAAAGCCCTCCCGAATTGGTGATACGATACGAGTGAATCTGAAAGCGCTAATTTTATAGCAGTTCTCAATAGAGTCGTGTTGAGTTGCACTTGAGTTGAGGATAACGATCTCGGTGGATTTCCGTACCCCGGGAAGGGGCGATCGCCTCTAATCGCCTCTATTTTAGAAGGTCGATCGACGGGTCTCAACTACAAGCCGCCTCCCTGACCCATTCCTTGGAACATCAGCCAGGAAAGGAAGAAATTCGCAATAAAAATCGCGAGTAAGGAGGTGACGACGGCGGTGGTGGTGGATTGTCCGACGCCTTTCGCTCCGCCTGTGGTGGTCAAGCCCCAGCTACAGCCGATCGTGGCAATTAAACCGCCAAAAAATAAGCCTTTAATTCCGGCGCTGAGGATATCCCAAATATCTAAAAAGTTGCGAATCGATTCGAGAAACATGGTTTGCGACAAGCTGTAGAGATTGGTGGCGATGAACAGCCCGCCGACTAGACCCGTGACTAGAGAAAACAAGGTCAAGATCGGCAACATGATGCAACAAGCGAGAAAACGCGGAATCACGAGGTAATCGATCGGATCGGTTTTGAGGATGTAGAGGGCGTCAATTTGTTCGGTCACTTGCATGGTACCGAGCTCGGCGGCGAAGGCGGAACCGACGCGACCCGCGAGGATGACGGCGGTCAGGACGGGGGCGAGTTCTCTGGCGAGGGCGATCGCGAGGACCCCACCCACCGCACTCCCGGCGCCGAAGTTAATGAATTCTCGCGACACTTGGATGGTGAAGACCATCCCGACGAAGGCGGCGGTAATTAGGGCGATCAGCAGGGAGTCCGGACCGACGGCGGCGAGTTGTTCGAGGGTGTTGCGACGGTGGATTTTGCCGGAGAGTAGGTGATAGATGACTTGACCGCCGAGCATGATCGCGGCGAACGATCGCCGCATCCATTGGGTCAAGCTGGATTGAGATTTCTTTTTATTCAAGGCGACGCCGAACGTACAATGTTGAATTGTAGCGAATTGAATTGACTCATCTGCAATAATTTTTTTGAGTGAACTACCGCTATTGAATCAAAGATTACAATAGCGGCTTCCCTCTTCACTGGGGACTGCGCTAGATAGAACTGAAGTTCTACCACCTCGTCTTAGATCCCCTCCAAGGGCAGTAGAGCGAGTTCCTAACTCTAATATCCGTAAGCCTTCATTTTTGAGATTGATGGCCGCATTGATATCCCTGTCATGATGAGTTTGGCAATGTTCGCAAGTCCAGCTTCTCACATCGAGAGGTAAGGTTTTGACTTGATTGAGGCATACATGGCAGGTTTTAGAAGAAGGAAACAATCGATCGACTTCTAGATCAACTTTTCCTTCTGATTCAGCCTTGTACTTTAACATCGTACAAAACATCCCCCAACCGACATCACTAATCGCTTTGGCGAGTTGGTGATGGCGAACCATGCCTATCCCCCCTTTAGTTCCCCCCTTATTAAGGGGGGTTAGGGGGGATTCGACCACAATCACTTGGTTTTCGTTCACTATCTTACGGGATAGCTTGTGGAGAAAATCTTCACGACAGCGACTTATTTTGGTGTGAATCTTAGCAACTTTTACCCGCGATTTATTGCGGTTGTTGCTGCCTTTCCTTTTTCGAGCGTGTTTTTGCTGTTTTCTTTTTAGGTTTCGCGCGTGTTTATCAAAATGCTTGGGATTATTATATTTCGACCCCTCACTGGTCATCGCAAAATCGGTCAGCCCTAAATCAATGCCAATTGCTTTTCCTTCAGTTGAGAGGAGGGGAGGTTCTTTTTTACCCTCTACCAAAACTGAAGCATAATATTTACCATCTGGATTTTTGGAGAGGGTTACAGTTTTGATTTTTCCCTCAAAACTTCGATGCTGACGACAACGCACTAACCCAACTTTAGGCAGTTTGATGTAGTTTCCCTCAAACTTAACATTTTGAGGATAACTGATAGATTGCCTTCCCTGCTTGGATTTGAATCGGGGTAATTTTGCCCGTTTCTCAAAGAAGTTTCGATACGCGGTCGATAAGTTCAACGCCACGACTTGCAAGCATTGGGAATAGACATCTTCTTTAAGCCAAGGGTATTCCTTTTTGAGGGCAGGTAATAATCCCTGAAGATAACCCCTCGATAGACCTTTCCCGGTCGATTGATAAGTCTCTTGGCACAAATTTAACGCATAGTTCCAATACCAACGACAGCAACCAAAGCTCTTGGCTAAAGTCGCTTGTTGCTTGTGGGTTGGATAGATGCGGTATTTGTACGCCTTGAACATTATCGCCGATATAGCCAGATGATAAGATTATAACTGATTTGCCGAAGAGTCGCTTTCATCCCCCGATTCACCTTCGGTAGAATCGGGGAATTCCCGCTCCCATTGTTAAACAAGTTGCGATGCGATATAGCTGTTTAGTCCATCGATCTAAAAGATCTGTGCCGATAGTAGTAATGATAACTGAATCAATTGCATTCAACTCGACAAGTTTTTTTAAAATTTCTAATGCAGTTCGCGTTTTCCCGGTTCCTGTTGCCATTTCTAAAACACCGTGACAGTGGTCTAGAAATATTTCAATTGCTTCGCTTTGGTGTCGCCAAGTATTCTGTTTTTTAGATGATTTTAAATTATAATTATCCCGAGCTTCAGATACCGAAAACTGATTGAATGTTACCTCATATCTTTCCTCAGTCGGTGGGCGATCGGGTGCCATTCTCAGCAGCGATCGCCGCGCGGCTTCCGGAAATTCAATAACTTCTACATTGTCAGTTCTATTATTCCAGAGGCGATCGAAGTCTTCAACTTTTCGTAAAACTCTCGATCGCACTTCTGAAGACCAAGAGCAAAAAACATCGATACATTCAAAATTGGCAATTAAACCGGAAGAGCTTTCATTCGCAGAACCAGTAAAAGCAACACTGTTATTGTTTCGATCTGTAAAAATTCCCAGTTTTTCATGATAAATTCCATAACCATTGACAGCTTTGGTAATCGCTAATTTGATTTCGAGAATATCTCGTGCTAACAACCAAGCCAAACAAGCCAGACGATCGCCTACAATCTTTTCAAATTCTCGATCGAGTTCTCTCGCGATCGCCCGCGCAATAATTTCTTCGCGTTGTTGCAATCCCATCGCGATCGCGTGAGTATCTTCTGAAGATAACTTCGGAGACGTAATTAATTGCATTTTACCGCCCGAACGAATTAAAGCCGTCAACCCTTTGGCGGCAATTGCCATCGAACTGCTTGAAAAAAAACCGACGGCGCGTCGATAAAGTATTGCTTTTGCCAAGCAAGGGATGTAAAAATCGTCAATCAAATTATCGCGATCGCTCCGATAATCTTCTTTAAGGTCTAACTCAGCTAAATTCAACTCGGATACTCCTCCTGTTGAGGCGATCGGTCACCGCGCCAATTGAGTGAGATTAGAGCAAGCTCTAGTTGCACGAAAATGACCGATAAAAGCCTTGTAAAAATCTACAATTTATTCCTTGAGATCGAGCTACAAAAATCGACTTAAATCGAACTCTTTTTGTCCGTGTTCGTCTTCCTTAAAACGTTCTCCAATCAACAACAACGCTAACTTGTCGGAATAATCGATCGCCCCGCGCAGTTCCTCACGCAAGACCTCCAAACCTCCATTGGCGTATTCCTCGAAAATCTGACCGCGTTGAGCTTCCGCATTCGGATCCGTGGGTGAAATAATATTGGGGTTGCCGAGTTCGACGATCGCCAGTAACTTGAAGAGAAAATCATAGCCGCGCGAAATGAAAATTTCCGTCGGAATGGGGGAGGGTTCGCGCTTCGCCGCTTGTTGTACCGGGATCCGTTGGTGTCGCTTGGCGCCTAACGCCGCCGCAAAAGCTAACACGTCAGCATAAGTGGAAAAAGGCCCCTCTTTATTGTCGTCGTCGGTGAGGGCTTTGACTAATTCGGCTTTATCTTTCGCCACTTTAACGCGATAGGAACCCATGAGGATCGAAATCGGGCTGAACCGAAGGGCAGATGCAATAATAATATATTTACCATATTTGCCGTGATTGAGCATAAAATAGAGCGATCGCCTGTTTTGGCGATCGCTCCGATATTGCAACTCTCCTTTAGTTCGACCTAACTCGATATGCGATACACGGCCACATCATCAACGATAAACTCCGTAGCCCACTGACCGTCATTACTGCCGAGAGAGAAGAAAACGTAATCTAAATCCTGAAATTCCAGCCCGTAAGCTTTGTATGTCGCTACTGCACTTTGCGACCCCGCCCGATAGGCGAGAATATCGCTCGCTTTGAGGTCGTCTACCCCCGGACTGGCATAATAACTAATCGATCCGTCCTCATTAAATGCCATTCCTAGGGTCCACCAACCCCCGCGCGTGTGGCGGCGATCGCTCGCAAAAGCATCCTCCCCTTTTTCATTCGCCCGAACTACAAACTGATAGGATTGTTCCCCAGCTTTATTGTTAAACCAAATCCAAATTCCCGGCCAATAATTCTCGCTTTTGCCATTTTTTTCGCCCGTCGCCCCGACGCGAAAACCGATGTGATACCCTTGGCGATTTTCCCATTCACTTAATGGCGGTACGTAAATCCGGGTGACGACACTAACTCCCTTACCTTTTGCTAAATTAACACTCTGATTTCC from Oxynema aestuarii AP17 harbors:
- a CDS encoding DNA phosphorothioation-associated protein 4, which codes for MQYRSDRQNRRSLYFMLNHGKYGKYIIIASALRFSPISILMGSYRVKVAKDKAELVKALTDDDNKEGPFSTYADVLAFAAALGAKRHQRIPVQQAAKREPSPIPTEIFISRGYDFLFKLLAIVELGNPNIISPTDPNAEAQRGQIFEEYANGGLEVLREELRGAIDYSDKLALLLIGERFKEDEHGQKEFDLSRFL
- a CDS encoding RNA-guided endonuclease InsQ/TnpB family protein, yielding MFKAYKYRIYPTHKQQATLAKSFGCCRWYWNYALNLCQETYQSTGKGLSRGYLQGLLPALKKEYPWLKEDVYSQCLQVVALNLSTAYRNFFEKRAKLPRFKSKQGRQSISYPQNVKFEGNYIKLPKVGLVRCRQHRSFEGKIKTVTLSKNPDGKYYASVLVEGKKEPPLLSTEGKAIGIDLGLTDFAMTSEGSKYNNPKHFDKHARNLKRKQQKHARKRKGSNNRNKSRVKVAKIHTKISRCREDFLHKLSRKIVNENQVIVVESPLTPLNKGGTKGGIGMVRHHQLAKAISDVGWGMFCTMLKYKAESEGKVDLEVDRLFPSSKTCHVCLNQVKTLPLDVRSWTCEHCQTHHDRDINAAINLKNEGLRILELGTRSTALGGDLRRGGRTSVLSSAVPSEEGSRYCNL
- a CDS encoding DEAD/DEAH box helicase family protein, yielding MNLAELDLKEDYRSDRDNLIDDFYIPCLAKAILYRRAVGFFSSSSMAIAAKGLTALIRSGGKMQLITSPKLSSEDTHAIAMGLQQREEIIARAIARELDREFEKIVGDRLACLAWLLARDILEIKLAITKAVNGYGIYHEKLGIFTDRNNNSVAFTGSANESSSGLIANFECIDVFCSWSSEVRSRVLRKVEDFDRLWNNRTDNVEVIEFPEAARRSLLRMAPDRPPTEERYEVTFNQFSVSEARDNYNLKSSKKQNTWRHQSEAIEIFLDHCHGVLEMATGTGKTRTALEILKKLVELNAIDSVIITTIGTDLLDRWTKQLYRIATCLTMGAGIPRFYRR
- a CDS encoding MlaE family lipid ABC transporter permease subunit, encoding MNKKKSQSSLTQWMRRSFAAIMLGGQVIYHLLSGKIHRRNTLEQLAAVGPDSLLIALITAAFVGMVFTIQVSREFINFGAGSAVGGVLAIALARELAPVLTAVILAGRVGSAFAAELGTMQVTEQIDALYILKTDPIDYLVIPRFLACCIMLPILTLFSLVTGLVGGLFIATNLYSLSQTMFLESIRNFLDIWDILSAGIKGLFFGGLIATIGCSWGLTTTGGAKGVGQSTTTAVVTSLLAIFIANFFLSWLMFQGMGQGGGL